The sequence AGCGGGGAGCATTCCGTATCGTGTGTTCCGCGGTCATCCAGGCATCCATCTGAAgttgggaaaaaaaaaaagagagttGTTTCTTCAAAAGGAGGCTGGGATGGAATCAGGAAACGGCTCCTACCGGCCAGCTCCCCCCCACCTCCACAGCAAGTTTCGAAGCAAACAAAACCGTGCGCAAGCTGTGTTCTCTCGACAGCACACAGGCTCATGACGTTTTTTGGCCCCACCTTTCTGCAACTGCCTGACAGGCAAGCAAACGCCGGTTTGCTTACTCCGTACCCTCCCCCCCAAAGACGCCGATAATCCATCAAGTCCAGAATGCACATGTGGCAAAACCAGAGCGTAGTTACAAAACTGCACAGACTATTTATAATCAGCCAGTGGCCATAAATTATGATCGAGTCTTTTTCTCGTTCCCCCCCTCATCCGGTGTCATGTTTGGAGAGGATTGGGGACGAGCAGAGATGGAGCCGGCGCTAAGTACCCGGTGCTGATTGGCGGAGAGGCTGTTTCTCCTGCGCATAAAAAGTAAGCCCCACCGCCGCCCTGCCAGGGTGGGTTGTGCATGCATGTCATTGGCCCCTCGGACGACCCCGCTCGCCGGTGGGATCTGTGCGCCGGATCTCCACGCCAACCCAAGCCCTCCCAGCGACGCGATCGATGAAACAAAGAAAGcctactacggagtataacACACACGAActctctcttccctcccCCGCCCCCGTTCAACGTGCAAAACTTGAAATCTGGAACGCCTGGACGCGCAGTGCGGGCTTTTTTGTTTAAATgacaacaaagaaaagattcCAAGATTACATACGTCCACTCTCGTCGAAAGATACGAGAAACATGGTTTTCAGTCTAGATACGGAGGacacacacatatatacACGTATACACACGTTTTGCTTTCCGCCTAAAACCTGTACTGCAGGCAACCCTAGAGGGGAAGGGAGATACCCAGGCgttgcaaaaaaaaaaaaaggtaatcCGGGTATATGACTCGGAAAGCAGCAAACTCGGCCTCCCTCCTCGTCGCAAAATGTGGCAGAGTCGCGAAAAGTTGGTATTTGGCATGTTGAAAGACAAAACTATCCCTCCGTAGAAGCTTGTAGAAGACCCGATTGCGGAAGAGATCCCCTTTCCCCCGCCGTTCCAGGTAGATTACTCTAGATACGATATCTTTCTCATTTCCCCAAGACGCTGCCTTGCCTGCGAAAGCTTGTTCTCCAGTTGGAGGATTTCAACCTGCACACAAGAAGGTTCGGATTAGCATACCTGCAACGGCTGCAAGACGCACAAAGCTACAGTTTCGACCGGAATGTACATACCTGCTGCTCCATCTCGCGGACCTTGAACTCGTGACCACTGAGCTTGGAGTAATCAACTGCCTCCGTCTCATCGCGGTTCTTCTCTGCAATGATAGCCTGTACTTGCCGCACAAGCGCCCTGCATGCAGCTCCGACTGCCTTGCTCGCCGTCTCCAGGCGGTCCTGGGTCTTGCTCATGAACGTCGCCTTGACACGGCTGGCCGCGACGAGCTGAGCAGTGCTTGCGGCAACGTCATTGCTGGCCACGATCAGTTGCTCCGGTGAGTTTCTTCCAGATATCACCCCATCGGCGGTCTCGATCAACGTGTTGGTCGACGTGGCCACAGCCTTCGCGGCCGAGATCAATCCTTCCGTCCACCGGTTGTTTTTCTTGTAAAAAGCCGTCCGTGAGGAGCTACCACGGCCTTCTCTAACAATCTCCTGCTGGGACGCCGTGGCTGCCTTGATAAGCTCGGCGATGGCAGTCGTCACGGCAATCGACGCTTCGAGGATGGAGTCGTGGATACGTAGCTCGTATGTGGAGTATCCGTCTCTCGGCTTTTTCTTGAGCTTGGCGAGTCGCGCAGCCGCTGCTTCGATTGCGTTCGCCGCATTAGACAATTCGCGGTCGACGAGGTCACCAAGGTCTCCTGTTCCATTGAGCTTGGTGCTCTTTGGAGCAAACGCATCCACTAGCTTAGAGAGCTTCTGTAAGTTTAGCGCAACCTCGTGATTGTTGTTGATAACAACGTCGGTCTTTTGGAGGGGTTCTAAATCCTGCAACCGGAAGGACTGCAATGCTCGGAAGAAGGTCATTGTTGACTGTGCCGACTGTCGAGCGGCATTGATAAGCTGGTCTGCCTTCTTATCATCCGTGGCAAAGCGTGTCAATCCCTTAGTGTTGCTGAGAACATCCGCTATAGAACCGGAGAACACACTGACGGTGCGAATAATCTCGGAATGCGCACTGTTGGGTCCATCGGCGATGAAGTTATTGAACGCCGTTGAAAACTCGGTGGCACTCGCGGAGGCCTTCTCGATCTGTGAGAGAACATAGGGCGGGGAGGCGTTCTGGTTGCCAGCCTGCATCGTTGAATCGAGTTCATACAACGCATCGTCTACACGTTGAACTCCACTCTGCAGCACAGAGTCTATAATGTCATTGATCTTGGTAACGGAGCTCAGGAGTACGTCGTCAATTTGGGTGTCTAGTGCCTTATCGACATCTCCTTGGTTCTAGGAAAAGGTTAGCTGTCGGCATACGAGACTTATTCTGTGCACACGTACCAGCTTCAGTTCTTCAAGCTCCATCAAGGCTTGCTCCATTCCGGACTTGTAGACTTCGATCTCCTCGTCTTTTTCTCGTAATGTCAATTCGTGGTCGTGATCACGCTCACCCGTGCTATTACGCGCTTCCTCGAGCGCCCGATTCTTATTCTAGAAAGTGGAAAATAGACCAGATGATTAGCATCTCGTACCAATGCACGAGAAAATGAAACTTCTAGACATACCCTTAGGGCTTCTTCAAGATCAGCCATTTCTCTATTATACTTCGAAAGCATGGCAGAAATCTCGGAGCTCTTCGCACGTTCTGCGTTTTCGGCTCTTTCAATGGCCAAGCGCAATTCACGCTTAACCTTCTCAAGCTCCTCCTTGTTTCCGCCAGAGATACGATCCCTCTCGTGGAGTGCTCTGTCTCGTTCTCTGATCATATCGGCGAGTTCTAGATTTTTAGTTTTCATCTCGCGCTCGAGCCTCTCTCGCTTGTCGATTGCTTCTTGGGCAGAAGCAGCCTTGAGCTTCAAGGATTTTGTCGTTTGCAGCAAGTCGAGGTGTTCCTGGCGCAGTTGGGAATAGAGCTTCGCAAGGGCTTCGTACTTTGACCTCCAAGTGTTGACTTGTTCTTGCAGCGCACGGATTTGGTCGTCTTTGGAAGTGTTTTGAAGGTTATAATTGGAATTTAGCTGGTTAAGCTGTTCCTCCAAATCTTTCACTCGTTTATCGTACTGTTGTAACAGGAGTTGATCTCGTTCATACTGTGCACGCGCGTTGAGATTTTCTTGCTCAAGTTCCGCTAAACGGCCTTGGGTTTGTTGCTGGTATTGGTCCCGGAGCAGTTGTTCTTGAGCCAGTCTTTGTTGCTCTGCCTGCAATCTCTGTTGTTCTTCGAAATCTCTTTGGGCCTGCTGCTGCGCAAGCATTTGCTGTCGTTGCTGGTCTTCCCACTGTTGTTGGAGCCTACGTTGTTCGGCTTCATATTCTTCCTGTTGGCGCTTGGCTTCCGTTGACCAGAAGTCATTAATGGGTTCGGGGTCTGGGATGGTTGATTTCGGGGGTGGTGTCGGTTCTTTTTCCACCTCCTTAGATGGTCTCTTGGGAAGGGCTGGCCGATCTTCGTCCTCAGCAAGAAGATTTGGAGGTTGTTGTGGGAGCTTGGGTACGGTAATCAGACTGGTCAAATATCTTAAATTTGAGCACTCGTAGTAGAATCTAACAAGTCGGTAATGCTGCGCGTCGTATCTTCCTCGGAGAGGCTCCAATGCCTCTTCATCTCCGGTGGCTAACTTCCATTAGCGCATTGACAGACGTGAGTATCGGCCCATTATGCTTACTTGTGTGCATGGCCCTTAGCATGCTGGTGATGAATTTATATATCCCGTAACTTTCTTGTACCAGAGGCACCAGCGCTGATATCCTGCATTCATTGTTGGCTCCGCCGCGGAAATGAGAAAAAATAAGCTTTTGGAAAGCATCAATCTGGTCCTGTAAAGTCATAAGATCGGTAATTGTCTCATATCTAAACAACGTTAGCCACGAATATACAAGGCATATTCAAGGGCTATGTCTTACCCTTCGTTTGGATCATTTATGGATTTGAGACTGATATATTCCTCATATTCAAACAAACCTGTCCATTCACCGTTAATACCGAAAAAAGACCTCGAGTGACGAACGTCTATGGAGTGGAATTCTGATGCTCACCATTGAATTCAGGATGTTGACGATGAAATGCAAGCTTGGACTCCAAGTAAAAAACATATTCACGGATCAACGGACCATATCCTGGAaatttatttctttttagcAACCGCTTGTTGAATTGAGGTTCTCGGTGTAACAATTTTGTCGAAAAAGTAAGGTCTTACTCACCCCGAAGACCCTCGCCAGCCACGCCTCGTACCAGGCTATCTAGCCACGGAACATGTGATTGGGCTTCTTTAACCGTAATCGGATGACCTTCCTGCAACACTTTATGGACGGTTATAAGCGCTTTAAACGTCTGGACCTCATCTGCCAAAACCGGCTGCCTAGAAATATGTGTATCCCTGTGTCAGCAATGTGATCACTTTCCCCAGCCCAGATATCCCATAGCAGAAAACTCAGAGAGCTAGCTTGTGTAGATACCACTCACACTTTCATGCCCGCCCAGAATGAAGCGGAGGATTTGTGGTCCCACGTATACACAATGCAACTCCGAACATGTTTCCCTAGAACGAATCAGTCGAAATCATGGGTGAGGGGGGAATAAGGCGGGAGTGAGCATACGTTTGGGTGCCGTCTCCTCTGCAAAATTGTCAACGTTAGAAGGTTGATAAGGGGTTCGCATTAAAATGAGGGTGCCTACCAATGCTCGTGGCTTTGCGGATGTTCACGGCCAAATCGGCTTCGGTCCTTCACATTGCGCTCACATTAGCATTGCCTTCAATTCATATGTCAAACGGGGCTTCAAATCACTCTACCTGCTCATATCTATATTGCGTGTGACTGTCGAGTTATATGCCATAGACATGATGGCCCCGTTGGGAGAAAGTGGGAGGAGGCACTAAGCTTCGGGACGGGGATGCGCTGATGCGCTAATCTCGGCCCGACTGAAAAGCAAATGTGAGGGTAAAGTGAGTTGAAGAACAATGTCCTCTGACTCAATAATGCGAAGAAAGGAGGATTATAAGCTAAAGGACTACGTTCAACCCGTTCAGAGCTGTGCGTATGCTTCAGGGATGAGCTGACGTACGGTTACGTAAGTTGGCAGTGTACAGAGTAGGGGCCGCTATTTTGCCATCGCCCACCGCCCAGAGGGACAGGCCGATTATCCGCCTCCCTAAAATACAGAACCATAGATCAAGCCGTTCCATCCATCACTGACTGCTGAGGACGTGAGCTACTTCATAATTTGCGTACAAAGTTAGCAAGTAGCTAGACAAACTCTTTTTATTACTACTACTACGTAATTATGGCTGAGTCGAGAAAACGGCCTGTTAGCAGTAACTCTATCTATCGTATTATTTCTACGTACATTGATCGGTTAATCCTGCAAGGTGGAACAATACACATGAAATATTCATTAAGGAAGTTTCGAGCATCTAAGACACCAGGTTCTCGACGGGATTCACCGCAGCAATTACTTCCTCCGTTGCATCCAAAGTACGACGACTCTCTTCGTGACCATTTGCATCCAGAACATTGGCTTTGGTGGTGGGAGGAGCGGAGACTCCCGGCAGATTCTCATTTTGAACAGACTGTTTATCGGTATTTTCGCCATTCAAAGGAGCCTTTTCGGGACTTTCCGCCTCAGCTGGTAACGGACTATTCGGTTCTGAACCACACGGTGCTCTAATAATCAAGAGTTCCTCCTGTGTGCGACTGTCTTCCGTCTTCGTAGACGAGGTCGATTTTCTATGGCGCATGGGTTTGCGTTCGGGGAGGTTCTTTTCACTTCTTTCGGCGGTTTCAGGAAATAAGTGTGGTGCTAGAGGTTTACGTTTAGGCATGGAGATCGGGTTGACTCTGAAAGTTGATTTCTCCGGAGGAGGGAGCGGAGTTCCAGGAGGAGGTAGCGGTCTGCCCCGGCCAATAGGATGGTCCGGGATCACTGTTCCTCCTACCTTTTGCGACTGATCAGTGCGACCCAAAACGTTCCATCCCCATTTTTTggcggcagcagcagcggcagACCCTAGTGAGCTCATGGTCTGGCGAGTTTCCAAGGGTTTTGGGCTTGATGGGGACGACCCTAATCTAGTGGTTGGTGAACCCTCTTGGTGATTTATATTTCTGGCCGTTAAACCTGCCGAGTCTCCGTCACTACTCTCGGGAATAGAACTCGTAGAAGCTTTGCTGAGAATGGAGTCTGTCCTCGAACGACAATTCGTAAAATGATCATGAGATTTTTGGAAAGATATAGACCGTTGCCTTGATCGGTGATGCAGTGACCCCGCATATGTATTATTAGAATATGTGGGAAGGTCGACCATGGTGCTCGTTGCATCTGTATCTTCAAGCTTCGTATCCAATGCCATATGCTCCGCGCTTGAAGAGTCCGAAGTTAACGGAAGTTCTGGCTCCGAGGACCCTTGTCCAGGGGGAGGGTGGAGATCCACCTGAGAAATATTATCGACTTCCGCGGGTGCATCATCGAGCGTCAAGGTGCTCTTGTTCTGCTCGTTTGAATCTGGGGATGGAGGGGGAGACAATGAAACTACGCCCACAGTCTGGCCCTCACTACCTAATACTTCATCAGACGGTTCCTTTGCAGGGCGTTGCTCCACTCCGAAATCGTCCGCAACCCCATGATCGCTAATTGGTCTTGATGTCGCCTGCCAAATGCCGCCACGATGGGGTTGTCGCGACGTATCTAGGAATGGTACATCATCCCAGAAAGGTTGCACTAGAGTTTCCCCTATTACCTCTCTGATTCTGCTTTCGATAGCTCGAAGGATGACGCCGTATGTAATTTGTCTAGAACTGACAATGGGTTCGATAGTCATCTCCATCTCTGGCATCGTCTCAAATGATACCCAAAGCCGGTTGCTTGGGGGAGGCTTGAAGCGGACCAAACCATGGCCTTTCAGCTTTTTCAATACCACAGCGAGCACAAGGTCCACTTCCCGGGCTTTGAATCTTGTACCCAAATCAATTCGAGCAGTAGCTGCAATTTCGATACGAAAGTTGCCATCGTACATAACGTCGGCCTCCACGCAACAATTTCCATCGACGGTAAGATCTTTAAGCCTCGGATTTGTGATCAATGGGGCTCCCTCCCCCGCATTAATTTTTCGAAGCACAATGCTGGTAATGAAGTTTGGTTTCTTAACCCGAGAGATCTTCTTCGCGATCTTCATCCAAATGTGGCTCTCTAGTTCCGACGTCTTGTATAGGGCGAGGAAGAGTCTCCCAACCAAAGCGTTGAACCATCGAGTTTGAAGGTTCTCCTCAGACGAATGCAGACGCTTAACCAGATTGACAATGTCCTTGACATCGAAATGTTGAGCGGTCGGTGGAGAAATCGGGGAATCGGGGAGCTTCTCTAGGTTTTTTAGAATTGCAAAATacaaatcttctttctctgaAGGATTATCAGAGAATATATAAAATGGAAGCGCTGCCACTTGTGGGTTGTTAACGTCTGACTGGGACGATTTCCTTGATAGGCAGACTGCGTTGCGCTTGATCCATAATTCGCCTTCCGGTATGGACTCCCCTCCACCGTATATGCTAACATCGTAATGTGATAGGGAGATAACGTAACGCACTTCCACTTGTTCGGAGTCATCGTATAGCATCAGGTGGCCGTGTCTGGGCGTGGGGAAACGGGTTAGTGTTTTGTCAAGGCAATTCTCCGAGGGATGGTCACAAACCGCAAGACTATGTAGAAAACATTTCGCCCTTTCTTGATATTCTTTCCACTCGGCTTCGCGGGGTCGATAGTCGGGGCCTGTTTTCTCTCAAATATGCTTCGATACATGCTCTGGTATACACTCGGGCTCTCGGGCGTGATCACCTCGCCCGCGGGAGTGGTCCGCTCCGGAGGCTTCCCATTGACTCCTCCCGGTACATACTCTCGACAAACGGTGAAATATCCTGCTGCCACGTCCGATTCGTGGGTTCGCTGGAATTTCTCGGCGAGAACATCTGTACCGCTTTGAACGGACGACTGGTCGTCGGCGGATCGGTGAATTCCATCAGACCCATCCTTATCTAATTCCGGAGCATTTTCGACGGAGGGTAAGGTTAGATAGGCATGAAGGAATAAGAGGCCAAAAACCACGGGAATGAAGGTAACGCCGCCTAGGACATAGACCGAGAAGAGCACGAACAGAGAACCCATCAGGTGCTTGATGATTCGTCACGTCGCCCCATCAGGAAAGACAGGAACTTAGCAGCATGAAATCACAGATTCCAATCAGCACATGCGAAGATGCAAAATCTCGGCAGCGAAGGTGCTAGCTGCATTTTTTGGGCTTTTTGAAAAAAGGAACAAGAGGCTTGATAGACGTCATGGGGGAAAGCTGATGATAACACATTTGCTTGTCAACGCACGTAAGTTACGTAATTACGGTATTATGCGACCTATTTACGGTGAATCTAGGGGCAGTCAAGCCAACGCTCGCCGTAATAACAGGTATTGACACAAGTTCACGCTTCCCCGTCGCCTCTGACATCCTGGGTCCTCGCGAAACACCCGGCTTCGAGGACAAAGAAATCTTTGTGGCTCTTGTTTCTTTATCGTTGAAGCCCAGCGTTCTTGGCACTTACTCCTCCTCGCCCCTTTGAATACGTCGCAAGAGCGCCATATCACAGCGGAGAGCCTTCTTGAGTGGCTCCGCTTCCGTGTCGACTGGTGGCTGGCGCAGACAAACAGCGCAAACACGGGTGTGACAAGTCACGTGACACACCTAGTTGTCATGGTTGCCCAGCGCCCGCGTAAGATTGCCGTTCTCCGTGTTCCGTGGTTTTCCCGCTATGAGTGGCTCCTCAGAGCTCGGCGAGAGAAGCCCTACCTTGCCTGACCTGGGGACTCCATATATGGAGTCGATCCCATTCCACGCATGAAAGCTCATCATTGAGCGATATGGCACTTAATCCAGACATGGTCCAGAATTTTCGCATGATTATACTGCGGTAAAGTTTGAGTATACAGAAAGCTGTACGTCCATAATGCTACGAACTCGGTGATACAAGCTGGAAGCTGACCCCCCCCCGGTCTCTCCAAGGCTTTGACGAAAAGGAGGCGAGGAAACTGCGTTGACGACGATCGCATCGTTGCTGAGCTATTGTCTCTCCTCATATAGAGCCGGCTCCGTCCAATTATCCTCCCTCCACGATCTCCAGATAACTTAATTTGGCATCGCGAAAATGGATTGATAATCACCATACATGGCCAGCCTTAACACCCCGGAATGCCCTGTGATGAGTTCTCGCCCTTCGATGAGTTGTGGTAACTCGTCCTCCAGTGGACTGGCCATCCAGGGACATTCGCAACGACCCAGTCAAACCGATCCGTCAGCGGTCGAACAAGCAGCCCACGATTCCGTTATAGACCTGACAAATAGCGACTATGAAACTTGCGACGCTAATCGGGCGACCAAGCGCCAGAAGTTGGACCTAAGAATCGACGTACCAAATACACAGAGAGTGCCAAAGGCTCAATTTTCTCAAGCAGTTTCCACTCCTTTTGCTTTACAAGACACGGTGCCACCAATCCGGACAGGTAGACCCTTCTGGGATTTTGGTGAAGAAGTATCTGGATTCGGCTTTCAAGGAAGCTTAGAGTCCGAAATTCCGAACGATGAGCCCGAACAGCCCGACTCGCTGCCCCCATTGCCGGTGCGTCCGTGGAGATACGGACCTCAAGGGCACAGCTCCAGAGAAGAAACGCCCCGTGTTAATCAGAATGCGGGTGCCGAggtgcaaacaacacctTTCTGCATCGAAGTACCCGAGGCTGCCCCGACTTTCAACTCAGGCAGTAGGTTTAGTGTTCATCCACCAGCTGTTTGACCAAAACTAACTTCTCTCCTAGAACCTTTGGATTTCTATCCCTGGAAAGGAGGTCATCCGGAAGACTCGTTGACAGATCAGACCGCCAAACAAGGTTATTACGACCGTGTACAGGTCTCGCAGAACGAGAGTAATACTGCTAGACCGTCACTTTATGTCCAACTTAAACATCGTTCTGGGTTAAAGCTTCTATCATCCGTTTTTACTGCGGCAATCGACAAGCGACAATCTCACTGCAGAGTGACGGGATTTTCAACTTTCAAACCTCCTCCTCGTGTTACCCTCACTGATATCAAACGAGAAACTTGGCTCCGAGATTTGGCGAATCCTTCGGTCCCTCTTCGAAGGCTAAGCCGTACGATACCTCATGGAATCAGAGGAAGAATCCTTCTCGATCAATGTGTGAATAAGGCAATACCAATTGGTAGGGCTGTGTGGCTAGTAAAGTGTGTAGGTGCGAATGAGATTCGCGCTTTTAAAAGAAAGGGGACATCGGCAGCTATTACGCACAGCCTCGAGGTTAAATGGGTGCGAGATTGGAGCATCAATGTGCAACAGTTTATAGAGAGTGTCGTTACTGCGTGTGGAACACCAAATTGGGCGTCGACGATGTCATATGTGTAAGCTATACCCCCAAATTCAATTCTGAGCTGCATTAAGCTTATCGTTTAATTCTCTTGACCAGCATAAGATTCGCGGCACGACTGTTTCAGGAGCAGCTCCTCGATCAAGCGTTGTGCCTGGACTGGTTCCTTCAGTCACTAAGGACAGCGCCGATCGGAACCCTTCCCATATGGCTATCGATGCTTGGAGCTTACTGGACAAGTCTCGTTCGGTATCGAAAGAGAGGGCGTCCACTCGCAGAGTCTTTACTCGAGAAGCTGAAAACGGTATGATCTGTCATTTTCCCCCCAATAGGGCATTTCTGATGAACGGTCAAAGATCCTATCCCTCGAAGATTCCGGTCCCAAGAAACAGATTGCCGACCGTCTTTCGTGGTTGATAAAAACCTTCGCCGAATCACACCCGGCTTGTTTCGTCCTACCACTGACTTGGAGAACCTATAAAAGCACATTAACTACGTGTTTTTGCCTTCACCTTTCAGAAGACAACAGAAAAATGGGCGCATTGTCCAACAGGAACGAGAGAATTGTCAAAGCTGAAATATGTCGTCAAAGTGGCCGCCAATCACCAAGCCAGCGGGTTATCTGCTTGCTTGATTCCACCGATTCATTGAACGATATGGAGATACTTTCTTCAGGGTGTCTTAATCTGGATTTCGACCATGGAAATTTAATTATGAAGATTTTGGAATGGGTCTCAACAAGTTTTCGGCGCGGATCTGCTCGAGTATACGTGGCTGTGCGACTATTGCGGAAGTGGAGGAGATCTGGTATGGATACGGACAATtgcattgtcaattttcttCAGCAAAAAGCGGATACACCAGGGTTCTCGCCCGCGAATATCTATCACCTAGTTTGTGAGCTCGTCCGTTCGCAGTCTTTTGCGGTAGGCAAGTACCTGCAGTGGCTTATGGCCAGAGGCGCTGTGAGGAACGACGCGGTAAGTTATCCCTGGTCGGTAGTTGACAGCTTAGGCTAAGAATGTTTGGCAGCCAATGCACCCCACTGTACAGCTCCTCGCTCACCTCCCGCGTCGAAAACTCCCGAGCCATGTTTGGAACCTTCGAAATACCCTTCTTACGAAAGCAGGCTTCTTATTAAGCTCCGAAAACCAGCAAACACTAAACACCAAACGCTATATCCATCACCGACTGCCAGAGGTCATTATAAAGCCGATAGCTGGTGATCACGAAGGATTATTTTCTCCATCCGACCTCTCAAACCTCAACTGGACTATCAAATCTGAAATTGGGCATTGGATACGTGAGCACGTTTCTTTGCATCGCAAACGATATCTGAGGTATGGTGCCCTGCCTTTCTTACGATGCTTCATAAGCTTACCCTGGTTGTAAGAACTGCTCCAAATCATCACAATGCCTGCGCAATCGAAATCTCCGCTCTAACACCTGCTCAATTTTTTGAGATCAGAGACATCATTGAATGCCTCGGAGACTTGTCACTTTTGGCAGATATTTTGAAACATACCTCGAGTTCCGACAATATCATCGTACTGATATCCGTTGTGGACACCCTGAATTATTGTGCCGGCTCTTTCAAGGCCATAGGGGCTTTAAGCGATCTTTTCAAGAGCGCTTTGGCGGGTTACGCACACGTCAACAAGGCGGATGTTTCAATAATAGAGTTGATATCgtctcttcttgaagttgggATGAAGTTGCCAGGAGAAATCCCGGTAGTGGCAATGCTTCGCCGTGACCTTTCCCACTTTGATAAGAAGTTTACTGGAGCGGTTTCTTCCCCGGTTTCTGATCATACCGCAGAGTCAGTCAATATAGCCAGCCCGGCATTCTCTGAAGGTTTGCATCAGCTGCTCAATTCAGGAAGCGGCATGGATGAGCCAAACATGAATAAAATATTTGAAATG is a genomic window of Coccidioides posadasii str. Silveira chromosome 3, complete sequence containing:
- the SRB8 gene encoding RNA polymerase II mediator complex subunit (EggNog:ENOG410PK8U~COG:K~TransMembrane:1 (o1006-1028i)~BUSCO:364at33183), whose amino-acid sequence is MASLNTPECPVMSSRPSMSCGNSSSSGLAIQGHSQRPSQTDPSAVEQAAHDSVIDLTNSDYETCDANRATKRQKLDLRIDVPNTQRVPKAQFSQAVSTPFALQDTVPPIRTGRPFWDFGEEVSGFGFQGSLESEIPNDEPEQPDSLPPLPVRPWRYGPQGHSSREETPRVNQNAGAEVQTTPFCIEVPEAAPTFNSGKPLDFYPWKGGHPEDSLTDQTAKQGYYDRVQVSQNESNTARPSLYVQLKHRSGLKLLSSVFTAAIDKRQSHCRVTGFSTFKPPPRVTLTDIKRETWLRDLANPSVPLRRLSRTIPHGIRGRILLDQCVNKAIPIGRAVWLVKCVGANEIRAFKRKGTSAAITHSLEVKWVRDWSINVQQFIESVVTACGTPNWASTMSYVIRFAARLFQEQLLDQALCLDWFLQSLRTAPIGTLPIWLSMLGAYWTSLVRYRKRGRPLAESLLEKLKTILSLEDSGPKKQIADRLSWLIKTFAESHPACFVLPLTWRTYKSTLTTCFCLHLSEDNRKMGALSNRNERIVKAEICRQSGRQSPSQRVICLLDSTDSLNDMEILSSGCLNLDFDHGNLIMKILEWVSTSFRRGSARVYVAVRLLRKWRRSGMDTDNCIVNFLQQKADTPGFSPANIYHLVCELVRSQSFAVGKYLQWLMARGAVRNDAPMHPTVQLLAHLPRRKLPSHVWNLRNTLLTKAGFLLSSENQQTLNTKRYIHHRLPEVIIKPIAGDHEGLFSPSDLSNLNWTIKSEIGHWIREHVSLHRKRYLRTAPNHHNACAIEISALTPAQFFEIRDIIECLGDLSLLADILKHTSSSDNIIVLISVVDTLNYCAGSFKAIGALSDLFKSALAGYAHVNKADVSIIELISSLLEVGMKLPGEIPVVAMLRRDLSHFDKKFTGAVSSPVSDHTAESVNIASPAFSEGLHQLLNSGSGMDEPNMNKIFEMLSRKLKQSKEPNASSHEIARHLSQLRVLNSDVFDRLMVKWIISTLKSSPRPHLLTFLPPLIGVGCVTFEAFFALIDRLLKSDSHRQSIQDVSGLRYEMINLLRKEIFYELGSVDLVSYRFKITREEYITHHAYDALGLVNEALADVNPESTSHPPLVPLLCELIIQNLNAFGPEGAGRIVEEFPNCVDIIHQALDVLLGLKAQAGVQKTQSVVGLIDDLSLSYCLVKLRLLLDANPDGDAARSSIVDLLFRTAESDIRNGERRWLEVLNVLPVSAAHLVRLLPRTIRKAFPLLIPLKIRQRAEREILSLSLISSSLTTFSSEEDALIYLCIVEELSYSIPDEFSPSSMGADLGDKMFLLLQKTVELANAKKGTDLESGASSTALGVAELSIGVWFFVLLRLVALHRSLVPPNCDSRTEINHQTRLLVQICCISRSPLFARRSTQSFISSISTFTKCDSLLRMLPSSWANLQLQALDVCSTLVDTLSDEARYECARFLRDKCPAFLHPQNDARLLFLFGPSIESQSITTHGSSRASTSTPVTNLTQHVQSTPPPSQNTPTPGMVEEPNLFTNKLRFQQNGRITGPYPPKPWEILGDAAPIIGINDTPVNLAYFGTRQSKRL